A genome region from Aurantiacibacter sp. MUD61 includes the following:
- the tpiA gene encoding triose-phosphate isomerase: MTIRPYIVGNWKMHGTRAMLAEARAIDRAAERLIKVEVALAPPSTLIHACRKEANLIGIGAQDCHPADGGAHTGDISAAMLKDAGAGFTIVGHSERRADHGETNALVKQKAEAAIEAGMAAIVCVGETEADRDAGKAEATVGRQLKASLPEGEAAAANVTVAYEPVWAIGTGRTPTPEDIADMHRHIRSKLVEVYGEVGQEIRILYGGSVKPENAAELLSADDVGGALVGGASLTAESFLGIIIAAAGDDAE; encoded by the coding sequence ATGACTATTCGGCCTTACATCGTTGGCAATTGGAAGATGCACGGCACCCGCGCCATGCTGGCAGAGGCGCGCGCGATCGATCGCGCGGCAGAGCGGCTCATCAAGGTGGAAGTGGCTCTGGCCCCGCCATCGACGCTGATTCACGCCTGCCGCAAGGAAGCCAATCTCATCGGAATCGGTGCGCAGGATTGTCATCCCGCAGATGGCGGCGCGCACACCGGCGATATCTCCGCCGCCATGCTGAAAGACGCGGGCGCTGGCTTTACAATCGTTGGTCACAGCGAACGACGCGCCGATCACGGCGAAACCAATGCGCTCGTCAAGCAGAAGGCGGAAGCCGCTATTGAAGCGGGCATGGCCGCAATCGTCTGCGTCGGTGAAACCGAAGCTGATCGGGATGCTGGCAAGGCCGAAGCGACCGTCGGTCGCCAGCTAAAGGCGTCACTTCCTGAAGGCGAAGCAGCCGCTGCCAATGTTACCGTGGCTTACGAGCCGGTCTGGGCTATCGGCACCGGACGCACGCCGACGCCTGAAGATATCGCAGACATGCACCGCCACATTCGCAGCAAGCTTGTGGAAGTTTACGGCGAGGTAGGGCAGGAAATCCGCATCCTCTACGGCGGTTCGGTAAAGCCTGAAAATGCAGCAGAATTGCTTTCGGCGGACGACGTCGGCGGAGCACTCGTCGGCGGCGCAAGCCTGACGGCGGAGAGCTTCCTCGGCATTATTATCGCCGCCGCAGGGGATGACGCGGAGTAA
- the grxC gene encoding glutaredoxin 3 — protein MSEAKVEIYTKAWCGFCTRAKRLLDEKGVDYTEYDITMGGEKRTEMMQRKPDAMTVPQIFIDDKAIGGSDDLAALEREGRLDEMLGL, from the coding sequence GTGAGCGAAGCAAAGGTCGAGATTTATACAAAGGCATGGTGCGGGTTCTGCACGCGGGCAAAGCGACTGCTGGATGAGAAGGGTGTCGATTACACCGAGTATGACATCACCATGGGCGGCGAAAAGCGCACCGAGATGATGCAGCGCAAGCCCGATGCGATGACTGTGCCGCAAATCTTCATCGACGATAAAGCAATCGGCGGGTCGGACGATCTCGCCGCGCTGGAGCGTGAAGGCAGGCTGGACGAGATGCTGGGCCTCTGA
- the trpE gene encoding anthranilate synthase component I, which produces MGLNNADAARDALASGRNTLVWRKVVADTETPIGGALKLIEEGRGDFLLESVEGGEIRGRYSLLGLDPDLMFRATGSAAEINRNWRHDREDFVAVGDDAMTALRELVQSCRIDVPEELPPALACLVGYFGYETIGLVEKLPRAPQSDLALPDMLFARPALVLVFDRLTDALFVIAPLWADDGDADAKIERAEERVNEALRKLGEKVPSAPRLADLPECSLTPVMDEADYAEMVLSAKEYIAAGDIFQVVLAQRFTCPFPLPPIALYRALRRVNPSPFLYFLDMPGFAVVGSSPEILVRVRNGEVTIRPIAGTRPRGSTDSEDKANEKSLLADPKECAEHLMLLDLGRNDVGRVAEAGSVTVTDSFTIERYSHVMHIVSNVVGQLTGEKDALDALFAGFPAGTVSGAPKIRACEIIAEMEPETRGAYAGGVGYFAPDGSVDSCIVLRTAVVKDGTMHVQAGAGIVADSDPAYEAAECRHKAGALIAAAREAVTIAGEAEFGQ; this is translated from the coding sequence ATTGGTCTCAACAACGCCGACGCCGCCCGCGACGCACTTGCCAGCGGGCGCAACACGCTCGTCTGGCGCAAGGTCGTTGCCGATACGGAGACCCCAATCGGCGGCGCGCTGAAGCTGATCGAGGAAGGGCGCGGAGACTTTCTGCTGGAATCGGTGGAGGGCGGTGAAATCCGCGGTCGCTATTCGCTGCTAGGGCTAGATCCCGACCTGATGTTCCGCGCCACAGGCAGCGCCGCCGAAATCAATCGCAATTGGCGCCACGATCGCGAGGACTTTGTGGCAGTCGGCGACGATGCAATGACAGCGTTGCGTGAACTGGTGCAATCGTGCCGGATCGATGTTCCGGAAGAATTGCCGCCCGCGCTGGCCTGCCTTGTTGGCTATTTCGGTTACGAAACGATCGGCCTCGTCGAGAAACTGCCGAGAGCACCACAGAGCGACCTCGCGCTGCCAGATATGCTGTTCGCGCGACCGGCGCTGGTGTTGGTGTTCGACAGGCTGACTGACGCGCTTTTCGTGATCGCGCCGCTTTGGGCGGATGATGGCGATGCAGATGCCAAGATCGAGCGGGCCGAAGAGCGGGTCAACGAAGCGTTGCGAAAACTGGGTGAAAAGGTGCCCTCCGCGCCGCGTCTTGCCGATCTGCCCGAATGCTCCCTCACCCCTGTGATGGACGAGGCGGATTACGCGGAGATGGTGCTGTCCGCGAAGGAATACATCGCTGCAGGCGACATCTTCCAGGTTGTCCTCGCCCAGCGCTTCACCTGTCCCTTCCCGCTCCCGCCTATCGCGCTCTACCGTGCGCTGCGACGGGTGAACCCGTCTCCGTTTCTTTACTTCCTGGACATGCCCGGCTTTGCCGTGGTCGGCTCCAGCCCTGAAATCCTGGTGCGCGTCAGAAATGGCGAAGTCACCATTCGCCCGATCGCAGGCACCCGTCCGCGTGGATCGACCGACAGCGAGGACAAGGCCAATGAGAAAAGCCTGCTCGCCGATCCGAAGGAATGCGCCGAGCATTTGATGCTGCTCGATCTTGGCCGCAATGATGTGGGGCGCGTGGCCGAAGCGGGCAGCGTTACCGTCACCGACAGCTTCACGATCGAGCGCTACAGCCATGTGATGCACATCGTCAGCAATGTCGTGGGCCAATTGACGGGCGAAAAGGATGCGCTCGACGCCCTTTTCGCTGGCTTTCCTGCCGGAACCGTTAGCGGCGCGCCGAAAATCCGCGCTTGCGAGATCATTGCAGAGATGGAGCCGGAAACACGCGGTGCCTACGCGGGCGGTGTCGGCTATTTCGCGCCCGATGGTTCTGTCGACAGTTGCATCGTTTTGCGCACCGCGGTCGTCAAGGATGGCACGATGCACGTCCAGGCCGGAGCCGGCATCGTTGCCGACAGTGATCCCGCCTATGAAGCCGCCGAATGTCGCCACAAGGCGGGTGCGCTGATCGCAGCCGCGCGAGAAGCGGTGACCATCGCCGGCGAAGCAGAGTTCGGGCAGTGA
- a CDS encoding Hsp20 family protein — protein sequence MNRFDLTPYRRSTVGFDRLFDLLENNARNTGDNYPPFNIERRNEDAYRITIAVAGFTSADLDITAQQNLLTVQGRKRDEGSDGEMLHVGIANRGFERRFELADYVRVENADLKDGLLVVDLVREVPEAMKPKKIAIGGNKLEVVDGDKKGDDAADAA from the coding sequence ATGAACCGTTTTGATCTCACACCCTATCGCCGTTCCACTGTCGGTTTCGACCGGCTTTTCGACCTGCTCGAAAACAATGCCCGGAATACCGGCGATAATTACCCCCCTTTCAACATCGAGCGTCGCAATGAAGACGCCTACCGCATCACGATTGCGGTGGCCGGCTTTACCTCCGCAGACCTCGATATCACCGCCCAGCAGAACCTGCTGACCGTGCAGGGACGCAAGCGCGATGAAGGCAGCGATGGCGAGATGCTGCATGTCGGCATCGCCAACCGCGGCTTCGAACGCCGCTTCGAGCTCGCCGATTATGTTCGCGTCGAGAATGCCGATCTGAAGGACGGCCTGCTCGTCGTGGATCTGGTCCGCGAAGTGCCTGAAGCGATGAAGCCCAAGAAGATCGCAATCGGCGGCAACAAGCTGGAAGTCGTCGATGGCGACAAGAAGGGTGATGACGCAGCAGACGCTGCCTGA
- a CDS encoding carbon-nitrogen hydrolase family protein: MPKIALLQMQSGVEPDANTTTIIDAARQAAGQGAAMLFTPEMAALLDQKRSRASDHIVREDESQVVRRVSEAAAENSIWIALGLPVAREEDGRWANRTLLFDKNGQIAARYDKIHMFDMELDDGESWHESKAYCPGEKAVSVTHTPVGHLGLTICYDLRFPALFEELGRRKCDVIATPAAFTRPTGKAHWHILQRARAIEASAFVIAAAQVGKHEDGRETYGHSLVIDPWGEVMLDMSGEEPGLGFCDIDLSRVQDVRRQLPSLANKRDIPKSTPQ; encoded by the coding sequence ATGCCAAAGATAGCGCTTTTGCAGATGCAGTCCGGCGTCGAGCCGGATGCCAACACGACCACGATCATCGACGCCGCGCGTCAGGCAGCAGGGCAGGGCGCAGCCATGCTGTTTACGCCTGAAATGGCCGCACTGCTCGACCAGAAAAGATCGCGCGCGTCCGATCATATCGTCAGAGAAGATGAAAGCCAGGTGGTGCGCCGGGTGAGCGAAGCCGCAGCGGAGAACTCCATCTGGATTGCGCTGGGGTTGCCCGTTGCTCGTGAGGAAGACGGCCGCTGGGCGAACCGGACCCTCCTGTTCGATAAAAATGGCCAGATCGCCGCACGCTACGACAAGATCCACATGTTCGACATGGAGCTCGATGACGGCGAAAGCTGGCATGAAAGCAAGGCCTATTGCCCCGGCGAAAAAGCTGTGTCGGTGACGCACACGCCCGTCGGCCATCTGGGGCTCACAATATGCTACGACTTACGTTTTCCTGCGCTGTTTGAAGAACTTGGGCGCCGGAAGTGCGATGTCATCGCAACACCTGCGGCCTTCACCAGGCCCACCGGCAAGGCCCATTGGCACATCCTCCAGCGCGCCCGCGCGATCGAGGCGTCTGCTTTTGTGATCGCCGCAGCCCAGGTCGGAAAGCACGAGGATGGGCGCGAGACCTATGGTCACTCGCTTGTGATCGATCCGTGGGGCGAAGTCATGCTCGATATGAGCGGTGAGGAACCCGGGCTTGGCTTCTGCGACATCGATCTTTCGCGCGTGCAAGACGTCCGCCGCCAGCTCCCAAGCCTTGCCAACAAGCGCGATATCCCTAAATCCACCCCGCAATGA
- a CDS encoding phosphodiester glycosidase family protein, whose translation MAIGGCDIRFEQEIEEELVSICEPVIFEDTPLVQCTADPAQHAIAMDLAPEGEETPYRSLRELSFAERPDGAPHIVFAANGGMFDEEGFPIGYYVEDGRRLTVLNQRDGPGNFHMRPNGVFFGDGPAGPWQVLDTERFASRGQRPNFATQSGPMLVVNGELHPDIQPNGTSLRIRNAVGVDELGRAHFVMSEVPVSFGKLARYYRDVLNVDNALYLDGSVSQIWDVPNDRLETGSPIGPLIVVTMQDENS comes from the coding sequence TTGGCCATCGGTGGCTGTGACATCCGCTTTGAGCAGGAGATTGAGGAAGAGCTGGTCTCGATCTGCGAGCCGGTGATCTTCGAAGATACTCCTCTGGTGCAATGCACTGCCGATCCTGCGCAGCACGCCATCGCTATGGATCTGGCTCCCGAAGGCGAGGAAACGCCCTATCGTTCCCTGCGCGAGCTTTCTTTCGCCGAGCGACCGGACGGCGCGCCGCATATCGTGTTCGCGGCGAATGGCGGCATGTTCGATGAGGAAGGCTTTCCCATCGGCTATTACGTCGAGGATGGCCGGCGGCTGACCGTTCTCAATCAACGCGATGGGCCGGGCAATTTCCATATGAGGCCCAATGGTGTTTTCTTCGGCGATGGTCCCGCAGGCCCTTGGCAGGTTCTCGATACGGAACGCTTCGCAAGCCGCGGCCAGCGACCGAACTTCGCCACGCAATCGGGGCCCATGCTGGTGGTGAACGGCGAATTGCACCCCGATATCCAGCCCAACGGCACCTCTCTGCGTATCCGCAACGCCGTGGGGGTAGACGAGCTGGGCCGCGCACATTTCGTGATGAGCGAAGTGCCGGTGAGCTTCGGCAAGCTCGCGCGCTATTACCGCGACGTCCTGAATGTCGACAACGCCCTCTATCTGGATGGCAGCGTGTCGCAAATATGGGATGTACCCAATGATCGACTGGAAACCGGATCGCCCATCGGTCCGTTGATCGTTGTCACAATGCAGGACGAGAATTCATGA
- a CDS encoding CTP synthase, with amino-acid sequence MARYIFITGGVVSSLGKGLMAASLAALLQARGYKVRIRKFDPYLNVDPGTMSPYQHGEVYVTDDGAETDLDLGHYERFTGVSAHQNDNITSGRVYRDIIAKERRGDYLGATVQVIPHVTDAIKDFALADQGDHDFILCEIGGTVGDIESLPFMEAIRQLRNELEPDQTVSVHVTLVPYIAAAGELKTKPTQHSVRELAALGIKPDVLLCRAEHPIPDSERQKIANFCNVRKESVIPALDATSIYAVPQQYHEEGLDTEVLRHFGMLGTSNPPDMARWTDVVDRYENPEGEVTIGVVGKYVGLPDAYKSLNEALVHGGMANRTKVNIRWIDAEVFEGDDADIAAQLEPLHGILVPGGFGDRGSEGKIASVRFARERKVPFLGICLGMQMACIEGARNTADISTASSTEFGETDEPVVGIITEWMSEEGLQKRSEETDLGGTMRLGAYDAKLTGNSHVSQLYDGATEISERHRHRYEVNSAYIDRLEKGGLVFSGMSPDGLLPEIVERPDHPWFVGVQFHPEYKSRPFEPHPLFSGFIAAALKQSRLV; translated from the coding sequence ATGGCGCGGTACATTTTTATCACCGGCGGCGTGGTCTCCTCGCTCGGCAAAGGTCTTATGGCAGCCTCTCTGGCGGCCCTTTTGCAGGCGCGTGGATACAAGGTCCGTATCCGGAAATTCGATCCCTATCTCAATGTCGATCCGGGCACGATGAGCCCGTATCAGCATGGCGAAGTCTATGTGACGGACGATGGCGCGGAGACCGATCTCGATCTCGGTCATTATGAGCGCTTCACCGGGGTTTCCGCGCATCAGAACGACAATATAACTTCGGGCCGCGTCTATCGCGACATCATCGCCAAGGAACGCCGCGGCGATTATCTCGGCGCGACTGTCCAGGTCATCCCGCACGTGACCGATGCGATCAAGGATTTTGCGCTCGCCGACCAGGGCGATCACGATTTCATACTGTGTGAGATTGGCGGCACCGTGGGCGATATCGAAAGCCTGCCGTTCATGGAGGCGATCCGCCAGCTGCGTAACGAGCTGGAGCCGGATCAAACCGTCTCCGTCCATGTGACGCTGGTGCCTTATATCGCTGCAGCGGGTGAGCTGAAAACCAAGCCGACGCAGCACTCGGTACGCGAGCTAGCGGCATTGGGCATCAAGCCGGATGTCCTGCTGTGCCGTGCAGAGCATCCGATCCCGGATAGCGAACGCCAGAAAATCGCCAATTTCTGCAACGTGCGCAAGGAGTCGGTCATTCCGGCGCTCGACGCGACGAGCATCTACGCCGTCCCGCAGCAATATCACGAAGAAGGTCTCGACACTGAAGTGCTTCGTCACTTCGGCATGCTTGGCACCAGCAACCCGCCGGACATGGCGCGCTGGACCGATGTCGTCGATCGCTACGAGAATCCCGAGGGCGAAGTTACCATTGGCGTTGTCGGCAAATATGTGGGCCTGCCCGATGCGTATAAGTCGCTGAATGAGGCGCTCGTTCACGGCGGCATGGCCAATCGCACCAAGGTCAATATCCGCTGGATCGATGCCGAGGTATTCGAAGGCGATGATGCCGATATCGCCGCGCAGCTTGAGCCGCTTCACGGCATTCTGGTGCCCGGCGGGTTCGGCGATCGCGGCAGTGAAGGCAAGATTGCCAGCGTACGCTTTGCCCGCGAGCGCAAGGTTCCGTTCCTGGGGATCTGTCTCGGCATGCAGATGGCCTGCATCGAAGGCGCGCGCAATACTGCCGATATATCAACGGCTTCTTCGACGGAGTTCGGAGAGACTGACGAGCCGGTAGTCGGCATCATCACAGAGTGGATGAGCGAAGAGGGCTTGCAAAAGCGCTCCGAAGAAACCGATCTTGGCGGCACCATGCGCCTTGGCGCCTATGATGCGAAACTGACGGGTAACAGCCACGTCTCGCAGCTTTACGACGGCGCCACGGAAATTTCCGAACGTCATCGCCACCGCTACGAAGTGAACTCGGCCTATATCGACAGGCTGGAGAAGGGCGGACTGGTGTTTTCCGGCATGTCGCCCGATGGCCTGTTACCCGAAATCGTCGAGCGCCCGGATCACCCCTGGTTCGTCGGTGTACAGTTCCATCCGGAATACAAAAGCCGACCGTTCGAACCGCACCCGCTGTTTTCCGGTTTCATCGCGGCAGCGCTCAAGCAGTCACGCCTCGTCTGA
- a CDS encoding peptidylprolyl isomerase, which yields MLQLFRGFFKSKIGIVVTLAFLGLIAVAFASSDVANTGMFGGVAGGDRVAVVGDRTIATSDLQQNVNNAYQQARSQDPTLSIEAFIAQGGFDNVLDQVISRNALAEFAELLGLRAGQRLVDSEITNEPGFRGADGEFDPDAFRAAIRGQGLTESAVRNDLALSLLARQTVVPLSYQSRMPRSFARTYAQLLNETRIGDAVRLPASAFAPDGEPTNAQLQAYYEENEARFIRPERRIIRYAAFDESALGDLPPVTQAQIAARYEANAVLYQAGEERSFTQLVLPTQAAAQAVINEVNGGTSLEASARSKGLSTTNVTEVEQADFATTTSEAVAEAAFDGEEGDLVGPVRGTLGWYVLSVTDVNVIAARSLADASDEIRETLETERRSEALNELTERFEDEFARGKSLEEAAEELGVEIQSTPQLLANGQVYGQRGQPPEELARVVSFAFDLGENEPQIAAIVPDVAYMIFDVGEIFTSSAAPLSEIREQVALQWRRDRGMTAASEAAARIVERMEGGMSLADAVAAEDVSLPAPDRLSLNRQELAASGQVNRATVLFFSMAEGTAKRVSVEETNSWFVVQLNEIQAPDLSDTEEGRAQIENTMRQLSDQLGEEYVAQFVAGAEASLDIERNEDGINAVRDQLTGATR from the coding sequence ATGCTCCAGCTCTTTCGCGGTTTTTTCAAATCCAAGATCGGGATCGTCGTTACTCTGGCCTTTCTTGGCCTGATCGCGGTCGCCTTCGCCAGCTCCGATGTGGCGAACACTGGCATGTTTGGCGGCGTCGCTGGCGGTGACCGCGTTGCTGTCGTTGGGGATCGCACGATTGCCACTTCTGACCTGCAGCAGAACGTCAACAATGCCTACCAGCAGGCGCGTTCGCAGGATCCGACGCTATCGATCGAGGCTTTCATTGCGCAGGGCGGATTCGACAATGTTCTGGATCAGGTGATCAGCCGCAATGCGCTGGCGGAATTCGCCGAACTGCTGGGCCTTCGTGCCGGTCAGAGGCTTGTCGATAGTGAAATCACCAATGAGCCCGGGTTCCGCGGTGCCGATGGCGAATTCGATCCTGACGCGTTTCGCGCAGCCATTCGCGGCCAGGGGCTGACCGAATCGGCAGTGCGCAATGATCTCGCGCTGAGCCTGCTGGCCCGTCAGACAGTTGTTCCGCTGTCCTACCAGTCCCGCATGCCGCGCAGCTTTGCCCGCACCTATGCGCAATTGCTCAACGAGACGCGCATCGGCGATGCGGTGCGGCTTCCTGCCTCCGCTTTCGCGCCTGACGGCGAACCGACAAACGCGCAATTGCAGGCGTATTACGAAGAGAATGAGGCGCGCTTTATCCGCCCGGAACGCCGTATCATCCGCTATGCCGCGTTCGACGAATCCGCTCTGGGTGATCTGCCCCCGGTGACGCAGGCCCAGATCGCTGCCCGCTATGAAGCAAATGCCGTACTGTACCAAGCCGGTGAGGAGCGCAGCTTCACCCAGCTCGTATTGCCCACTCAGGCCGCAGCGCAGGCTGTGATCAACGAAGTGAACGGCGGAACCTCTCTGGAGGCATCGGCGAGGTCGAAAGGCCTTTCCACCACAAATGTTACGGAAGTCGAGCAAGCCGATTTCGCGACCACCACTTCGGAGGCAGTTGCCGAAGCGGCTTTCGATGGGGAAGAAGGCGATCTCGTCGGTCCGGTTCGTGGCACGCTGGGCTGGTACGTGCTCAGCGTGACGGATGTGAATGTCATCGCCGCGCGTTCGCTCGCCGACGCCAGCGACGAAATTCGCGAGACCCTCGAAACTGAGCGCCGCAGTGAAGCCCTGAACGAATTGACCGAGCGCTTCGAAGACGAATTCGCTCGCGGCAAAAGCTTGGAGGAAGCGGCCGAGGAATTGGGCGTGGAAATCCAGTCGACCCCGCAGCTTCTCGCCAATGGGCAGGTCTACGGCCAGCGCGGCCAGCCACCGGAAGAGCTGGCGCGCGTTGTGAGCTTTGCCTTCGATCTTGGCGAAAACGAGCCGCAGATCGCTGCGATCGTGCCCGATGTCGCCTACATGATTTTCGATGTCGGCGAGATTTTCACCAGCTCGGCAGCGCCGCTTTCGGAGATTCGCGAACAGGTCGCCCTGCAGTGGCGTCGCGATCGCGGCATGACGGCTGCATCCGAAGCGGCAGCACGCATCGTTGAGCGCATGGAAGGCGGAATGTCGCTGGCCGATGCCGTGGCTGCAGAAGATGTCAGCCTGCCTGCGCCTGATCGCCTCAGCCTCAATCGTCAGGAGCTGGCAGCTTCCGGCCAGGTCAACCGCGCGACCGTTCTTTTCTTCTCCATGGCAGAAGGCACTGCAAAGCGCGTTTCGGTCGAAGAGACGAATAGCTGGTTCGTGGTCCAGTTGAATGAAATCCAGGCCCCCGATTTGAGCGACACCGAAGAGGGCCGCGCGCAGATCGAGAACACGATGCGGCAGCTTTCCGATCAGCTTGGCGAGGAATATGTTGCTCAATTCGTCGCCGGTGCAGAAGCCTCGCTGGATATCGAACGCAATGAAGACGGTATCAACGCCGTGCGCGACCAGCTGACAGGCGCCACGCGCTAA
- the secG gene encoding preprotein translocase subunit SecG, whose amino-acid sequence MTLFLFLTVVQAFVAAGLVILVLMQRSEGGGLGIGGGGSPGGLMSARGAADVLSRATKWFAILFVALSIVLAAVAVDATGQRDFDDSLDRSTSAPDLPSSSAPEAEEAAPADDPLADVTE is encoded by the coding sequence ATGACCCTTTTCCTCTTCCTCACCGTTGTGCAGGCCTTCGTGGCCGCTGGCCTCGTGATCCTGGTGCTGATGCAGCGCTCTGAGGGTGGTGGTCTTGGCATCGGTGGCGGTGGGAGCCCTGGCGGTCTGATGTCTGCGCGCGGTGCAGCCGATGTGTTGAGCCGGGCAACCAAATGGTTTGCCATTCTATTCGTCGCGCTTTCGATTGTCCTCGCAGCAGTCGCCGTAGACGCGACGGGTCAGCGAGACTTTGACGATTCGCTCGATCGCTCGACCTCTGCACCGGACCTGCCGAGCAGTTCCGCACCAGAGGCAGAGGAAGCCGCACCGGCAGATGATCCGCTGGCTGACGTCACCGAATAA